In Mesorhizobium sp. M9A.F.Ca.ET.002.03.1.2, the DNA window TGTTCACTGCGAACCAAGCAAGCCGAACGCGGTGTCCTCGATCGAGGCCTTGATTGGGGGATGATCGACGATCTCTATATTGCTTTGAAGCAGGAAGTTCCGTCGCCATATGTGGTTATCCTGGCAGCCAGAATTGAGCGGTTGTCGCAAGCACCAAGGCGGTCGCAATGAGTGCAACGAGGCGGAAGTCTGATCGATGGCTGCGGTTCGATGGCCGCGCGATCGACAAAATTGAGGTGATGAGTTATCCCTTTTGAAGCCGTTGCTCCCAATTTTGGGATAAGGTGATTGCAGGCGGTCCCAGCAACGTCGGGCGGCCTTTTTGGTGATCGAATTCATGGGACGACACTCTCGGTCCGTGACGCATCTGCGAATGACTGCGCAAGTTCCGTGCCATCAACGACAAATCTGGCTCTGCTGAGCGGGTGGTGGAGGCACGAGCGTGGGCTATCCCAAGAGCTTGCCGCAAGGTTGTTCGAAGTTGAGGTGCCGGATAGACCGCAAATATGTCGGGCGGCCTGGGGTTGGCCAACACGAAGATGCGCAAGTTCAAAAGGACGAGCTGAACCCTTGCCGATATCCGTCCGAGGCTGATCTGGAGAAGGTCAAGAACTGCGTCTTGAAGGCTTCCGCCGCACCGGCAAATGCGAAGCCAAGGTGCTGGGCAAGATGGACAGGGCCATCCAACCCGTCGACTGGACGCTCATGGCGTCGGTGTGGCTCTGTAGCTGGCGAGAAAAACGCCCTGCTGAAAGACAAAAGCTCGTGTGGCCGGCTCTGAAGGACGGCCAATGAGGCAGGCGAGGAGAGGCTATAGTCCATTCGTGTAGACTGATCTTGTCCCACGGAGGCGGCTAACCACCCCGCCAGACATCATCGAGGGGAGCGCCACTAGGCTCACCCCAAGTGTTGGTCATTTCCACCTGGGTGACCTCGGCCAAGTCACCAAGCCGCTTAGCGCAAGCTTTCGAACTGGATGCTCCCCGGGCACATGATCGGCTAGCGATCCCACCAGTTGAGTTGCTCCAAGTCGGTGTCTAGCTTTCTACATTCTGTGTCCGACGCTGGACAAGAATGTTGCAATCCCGACCAGCAAGTCAGCGCAGGCGCCACCTGCTGCCCAGCAAACAGCAAGGATTATCGAAAGACGAATTCGGCACGGAGCTTGCACCAACGATTGCATGCAAATGCCGACAGCATCTCATGAACGGTCTCTCGATTCTGGCGCGGTTAAATCGCGGCCGGTTCCAGATCATGTCCCGCCCGAAATGGTGAGGGACTTCAACCTGTTTACGTCGCCCGGCATGTTGCCGACCGCTAACGGGGATCCGCATGCAGCGGTTGCTTGCATTCATGCCGGGCCTCCGATCTTTTATTCAACCAGCAACACGCGCGACGGTCGGGGTACCTGGGTCATCACTCGCGCGAGCGACCAGCGCCGGGTGCTGCAGGACACCGAAACGTTTTCCAGCCATCGCAGCATCTTCGCCTCTGTGCTCGGCGAGAGCTGGCCGATGATCCCGCTTGAGCTCGATCCGCCATTCCACGGTGTTTTTCGCTCACTGCTCAATCCGCTGCTTTCGCCAAAGCGGGTAATGGCATTGGAGCCGGCTGTCCGGGAACGAGCGATCAAGCTGATCGACAGGATCGCCGCATCAGGCACGAGCTGCGACATCATGAAGGATTTTGCAGTTCCGTTCGCGGTCAATATCTTCCTTCGCTTTATTGGGCTTTCGGACGACGGACTAGAAACATTTGTCGGCTGGGCTAGAGATCTGCTCCACGGCGATAAGGAGCAACGACCACCCGCAGCCCGGACGATCGTGGCCTTCATCGACGAACTTGCCACCGAGCGCCGCAAGGAGCCGGTCGATGATTTCATGACCTTCATCGTGAAGGCAAAGGTCGAGGGCCGTCTGCTCAGTGACGAAGAAGTCCGTGGCATCGGCGTGCTTGTGTTTGTCGCGGGGCTCGACACGGTCTCAGCAGCCATATGCTTCGACTTGGCCCATCTCGCGCGCAACCCCAAAGATCAGGAATTGCTACGAAGCGAACCGGACCGGACTGCCGTCGCTGCGGAAGAATTGCTGCGCGCCTATTCGACCATTCAGATGATCCGAGTGGCAACGAAGGATGTCGACTTCAAAGGCGCGCCGATCCGCAAGGGAGACTATGTTTCCTGTGCCACGATGATTGCCAATCGTGACCCGGCGGAATTCGAATGCCCGAATGAGATCGATCTGGCGCGCGAGGACAACCGGCACGCTGCCTTTGGCTATGGTCCCCATCGTTGTCTTGGCTCACACCTTGCCCGGCGGGAGATTGTCATTGGCCTGGAGGAGTGGCTGGCGCGCATCCCAGCCTTTCGGATCAAGACAGGGACTGAACCTATCACCTTCGGCGGCCATGTGTTCGGGATCGAGAATCTGATCCTGGACTGGTCCTGAAGTTTCAGCCAACGACATTGGAGTTCGCTATGCGTGTCGTCGTACATAAAGCCAGATGCCAGGGTCATGCGCGCTGCTGGGCGCGGGCGCCGAGAGTCTTCAAGCTTGATGACGCCGGCTACATCTTGCCCGGTGATATTGATGTTGCCGATGGGGAGCAACTGCTTGCCTCAAAAGGGGTACGAGCCTGCCCCGAACAAGCTCTGGAAGTTGACGAGCCCCCCGCTAACTCAGTTGTAGAGAGAGACACACGCAAAGTGCAGACTGGCATCGGGAAGGATAAAACAATCATACAATTCGCGACAGACCCTGTCGACCACGCGAAAATTACCGAACTGCGTGACCGAGAGGCGATCCGCAACTGCCTGTATCGGTACTGCCGCGGGATAGACCGCGCCGATGAGGCGGCGCTGCGTAGCGCATACTGGCCCGAAGCGTATGACAGGCACGGTCCCTATTGCGGACCGGCAGAGGACTTCATCCAATTTGCTCTCGGTCTGCCGGGGCACCGTAATATCCATCAAATCACGAACAGCCTGATCGACTTCATCAGTTCAGCAGAGGCCGCGGTCGAGAGCTATTTCACCGCGCTGCAACGCGGACCGGATACAGACCAAGAAATACGTCAGACGCTGCTTTGCGGCCGTTACTGCGATCTGTTTCAGAAGAGGCAGGACGAGTGGCGAATTGCGGAACGGACAGTCGTCTACGATTGGGTTGAGGAGCAAATCCCGCCAGCGATTCTTGAGGCAGATAGGTTCGGCCGGCGACAGCCGATTGGAGCACCACATCCAGACGATCCCATCTACCAGTTGCTCAAGGGTCACATCCCCACCGACCAAGATGGCGTCGAGGGTCCCCAACTGGGAGCTGCATAAGTGGGTAGAAATGGAGGATGAGCGCCCTACGGGAACGACATCTGTGTGGGGCCGCAACTGGCGGTCACTGCAACGATTTGGCTCGGCCCTTCATTCCGCCCAAGGTTGATGGGCTGAGATCACAAGCGGTCATCGTGGAGAAGCTCTCGTGAAACTGGCAGCACGCACCGTAATCATCACAGGCGCTGCGGGCGGGATCGGCCGTGCCCTGGTCGATATCCTTGCCGCGGACGGAGACACTGTAGTTGCGGTGGACCTTCCGGGCAGTGGTGTGGTTGAACTGGCTCGGGATCTCGGGTCGCCGCACGTCGGTCTGGAGTGCGATGTGTCGCGAGAGAAGGACATGCTCTCACTTTTCGGCCAGGTCGAAGCACGGTTCGCGCAAATCGATGTCCTCATCAACAATGCGGCGGTTGGACCCACGATGGATAGGATCATCGACACCGCTGTCGATACCTTCCGACGCGGCGTGACAGTGAACCTTATTGGGCCATTCGTTATGGCCCGGGAAGCGGCGCGGCGCATGAAGCCGGGCGGTGCGATCGTCAATGTGGCTTCGATGGCGGGCGTGGTCGGCAATCCCAGGCGCAACGCCTACGCAGCCTCGAAAGCTGGCGTGATCTCGTTGACAAAGTCCCTTGCATGCGAGTGGGCTATGCGAGGAATCCGCGTCACGGCGGTGGCGCCGGGCTCCGTCCGCACCCCAATGGTCACAGAACTGGCACGCGCTGGCAAAATGGACCTCGCGGCGATACGCCGCCGCGTGCCGATGGGGCGCTTGGCTCGCCCCGACGAGATCGCCAGGGTCGTGCGTTTTCTGAGCAGCACGCAGGCGCGCTACATCACCGGCTCGGTGCTGGCAGTCGACGGAGGCTGGATGTCATTCAACCAGCCGGGGGATGCTCACCCGCCGGTGGATGGTGCGCTCCAAGCCGAGCTCTCCTGTCCGGCCGAATGCACAGATGCGCGAATCGTGCTCGTCACCGGTGGCGCAAAAAGCATTGGCGCGGCCGTCGCTCGCCGCTTTGCCGCGAACGGCGACACCGTCGTGATTGCTGATAAAGATGGCACTGCAGCGGCAGAGCTGGCTACATCGCTCCCCGGCAAGCATCTGGCGAAATCGCTGGACGTGGCCGTCGAGAGCGATGTGGTGTCGATGTTCGAAGAACTGAGGGGACGCTTCGGGTATATCGATGTTCTGGTCAATAGTGCTGATACCGCCGACAGGATTGTGCCTGCGATCGAGCAACTGTCGAAACAGCTCGAACACGTCCTGGATGTCAACCTTACCGGCGCCTTCACCTGCGCGCGCGAAGCGATCAAGGCTATGCGCCCGGGCGGCGTGATCCTCAATCTCGGGTCGATCGACAGCTTTCTGCCGTTCGCGCCGCGCCATGCCTACGGCGCCTCCAAGGCGGGGATGGATATGCTGACCCGTTGCATGGCGGCCGAACTCGGGCCGGTCGGAATTCGGACAGCCACCGTCGCTCCTGGCCACATCCGCACGCCCGCACTTGCTCAGTTGGCCAAAGCCGGCCGCATCGACCTGGCAGCAATCGGACGACGCATCCCCATGGGCAGGATGGGACGGCCAGAAGACGTCGCAGATGCATCGTTCTTCCTTGCTTCGTCTGACGCCTCATACATCAACGGCTCGATCCTCTACGTGGACGGCGGCTGGACCTCGTTCGGTGATGCGGGAAACGCCAGCGAACTCTATGACGAATGTTTTGCGGAGGCCGCAGGTTAATTGCCAGGCCTTCGCAGGCGACCGGCCGAGCATTATGAAGCCTCGGCTCCACGACGCACCCGAGGTGCTTGAGATCCAAGCATGTGCATGCCGAGCACATTCCCGGTCGGCTGACGTGTCTATAACGAGGAGAAATCATGGAATTTGCCACGTTCATTCTGGCCGCCCAGCGTGGCTATCACCAATCCTCAGAAAGCGTCATCCGCAACTCCATCGAACAGGCCGTCGCTTCGGAGCAGGCTGGGTTCAACACCGCGTGGTTTGCTGAGCACCACTTCAACAATTACAGCCTCATACCATCCCCGCTGATGATGGTGGCGCACTGCGCCGGCTTGACAAGCACGATTCGCCTGGGCACTGCCGTCTGCGTGCTGCCGCTTTACCAACCGCAGCGCCTGCTGTCCGAGATCGGCTTCGCCGACATCGTTGCGAACGGCCGTCTCGAGCTCGGCGTAGGCTTGGGATACCAGCAGTTCGAGTTCGAACGGTTCGGCGTGGACATCAATGAGGCGCCGGCCGTCTTTTCGGAATACCTGGACATCATTCTCAAGGGCCTCAACCAAAACGTCTTCGAACACGACGGCCAGTATGAGAAGATCCCCCCAACAGCGATTTCGGTCCGCACAGTCCAGCAGCCGACGCCGCCTATCTGGATCGCTGGCGGAGCCGCACGGATGGCTCGGGCCTACCGCGACGGGCACAATTTTTTTGTCACAGCCTTCCACGACGGCTTAGAGACTTTGACCACACTGCGTGAATCAGTCGAGAGGGCGGCGGCATCCGAGGAAAAGAACGTCACCGACGTCAAGATATCGCTGCTGCGCTGCTGCTATGCCAGCCACGACGAGTTGGAGATCAACAGCTATCTCGACAACGCCCGCTTCCAGCGCCGGCTTTCTGAAGCCCTGCATCAGCGCCGCCAACAGAGCCACGATGGCTACCTGCTGCAGGAGACACCGACCCAGCAGGATCTGTCCTTCGAGACCATGCGCAAAAATTTGCCGATTGGCAGCGTAAATCGCGTGATTGATCGCCTGCTGGAAGAGATCGATATCTTGAAACCGGACCAGATCGCAGTTCAGACTCAATTGGGCGACTTCGACCAAAAGACGATGCTGCGCCAGATCGAGCTCTGGGGCGACAAGATCATCCCTGCGGTCAACAAGGCGCTTTGTCATGCCGGAAGCTGAAGCCGGCCGTTACGATGATGGCTGCCTATCCAGCGCGCAATGGCGTGGGTCCGAGCTAGGGAGGAGCTTCGATCAGCATGTGCTGCCCTGCGTACATTCACGTTCGCTTGAGGAGGTCCAGGCGGGCGAGGTGTTGGCGACGGAGGGGACAGGCCTTTCGTCTGTCGAATTGCGTGATGTCTTGGCCGCAACTTTCCCGTCTACCTCCAGCAGCGTATTCGCTTTGGAGGAGTTGAGCGAGCCCGAGCCGGAACTGGAAGAGGAGCTGCTACGCCGGCTGCTGCTAGCGCATGCTGCGCCGGCCGACCCGGCGAGCGGCCGCTTGGCCAAGATCATCGCCCGGCGTGCGATGCGCACGGACCATCTTTGGCGGGATCTTGGCCTCTCAAATCGCGCTGAGCTCAGCCGCCTGCTTGCCAGACATTTTCCCGCGCTGGCGGCAGGCAACACAGAAAACATGAAATGGAAAAAGTACTTTTACCGCAAGCTGTGTGAGGCCGAAGGCTTTTCGTCATGCACTGCACCCAGTTGTCGGGAATGCCAGGACTTCGAAAGCTGCTTCGGCCCGGAGGAAGTTGAGAGTCGCCTCTCGCCGACCAGGAATGCCGGTTAGTCACTTCGCTTGATCGCAGCTGCGGACAAACGCTTATCGCGGCGCCGTCGTATGGAGGAAGGGATGTTCATCGCCTCGCGATATTTGGTGACGGTACGGCGAGCGACATCGATGCCGGTCTCCTTGAGTTGAGCAACGATGTCTTCGTCGGAATGTACCTTGTCGAGCGATTCTTCGGCTATGATTGCCTTGATCCGATGGCGGACAGCTTTGGCGGAGTGCGCGTCGCCGCCCTCGCAGGATGCGATTGGCGCAGCGAAAAAATACTTCAGCTCGAACACCCCGCGCGGAGTCAACATGTACCTGTTCGAAGTCACCCGGCTTACCGTCGACTCGTGCATGCCGATCTCGTCAGCGACATTTTTGAGACAGAGAGGCCGCAGATGGGCGGCGCCGTGTGTAAAAAAGGCATCCTGCTGGCGCACGATTTCGGTCGCAACCTTAAGGATCGTCTTAGCGCGCTGCTTGAGACTGCTGATCAGCCAGTTCCCTTTTTCCTGGCAATGGTCGAGAAACGCTTTGCCTTCCGGATTTTGCTTGGTCTGCTGCGAGATTTCGGCGACATAGGTGTGGTTGATCAACACTTTGGGCAGCGTGGCCGGATCAAGCTCCACCCGCCATCCACCTTCGGACTTGGGCATTACCCAGACGTCCGGTACGATGGTTTCCGGCGTCCCGGACTGGAACCGGTCTCCAGGCTTGGGATCGAGCGCGCGGATTTCGTTCCTCATGTCGAGGAGATCCTCCTCGTCGACTCCGCAACGCTGCTTCAATCCCTGAAAATCCCCCCGTGCAAGCATCTCGAGATTGGCGACCAAAGCTGCCATAGCCGGGTCGAACCGGTCTTGCTGGCGCAGCTGAATCTCCAGGCATTCGCTGAGAGTTCGCGCAAAAATGCCCGGCGGATCAAATTGCTGCAAGATTCCGATGACCCGTTCCACATCAGCTTGCCGAACGTTTAACCTCCTGGCCAGATCGAAAAGGTTTACCTGAAGATAGCCAGTGTCCTCCAGATGGGCGGCGAGCTGTCCGGCAATCAGCCGCTCCTGGGGGGTGAACGGGGTGAGGGCGACCTGGCGGGCGACATGGTCGTGCAATGTTTCGGTGTGGGCGGTAAACTCCTCGACGGCAGGTCGATCGTTGCCGCTACTGCGTTGCGACTTCCATTGCCCGCGCCCGCCAGACGGCCCGCCAATGGGCGATTCGCCGATTTCGCTTCTGCTTTGACTGCTCCGCTGATCCACCCCTGACAGCGGCGAATCGTCGTCAAACGGGTCAGGCTTCAAAACGGGGTTCTTCTCGAGTGCCTGCTGCACGAGCTGATGGAGTTCAGTATGCGTCAATCGCAGCAAGCGAATAGCTTCAATGGCTTGAGGCGATAAGACCATACGTTGCTTCTGGCGTTGAAGCAGGCTTGCTGAGAGATGCATGTTGAACCGGTAATCTGCCGAGGAGGCTCTAGTGTGTGCTGGGGTTGTGTGAGACTTGCCACTTCTGGGTCATGCCGCCGCCTTCAGTTTGTCGAGAACGTTTTGCGGGGATGAAACGCCATAGGGGTCCGTCTCGCAGTTGTCACAGAAGCCTTCCTCCTCGAACCACTGCTCCACCACGCCATCGTCGATCAGAGCGGCGTATCGCCAGGAGCGCATGCCAAAGCCCAGATTGTCCTTCGCGACCAGCATGCCCATCTTGCGCGTGAACTCGCCCGACCCGTCTGGGATCAGCTCGATCTTCTGCAGCCCCAAGGACTTTCCCCACGCATTCATGACGAAAGCATCGTTGACTGAGACGCAGTAGATCGCGTCAATTCGCAGTTCCAGAAATTGATCATAGAGTTTTTCGAAATCGGGCAGTTGGAAGGTCGAGCAGGTCGGGGTGAAGGCGCCAGGCAGCGAGAACAGGATAACGCGCTTGCCCCCGAAATAATCGTCGGAGGTCTTGTTCTCCCACCGATAAGGATTTGGCCCCCGATCGACTCATCGCGAACACGCGTGCGAAAGGTCACGAGAGGAACGTTCTTTCTATCGGTCATTGATTTGCTCCCAGGCCAAAGTGGTACGGTGCATTTTTCGGTTAAACTGAAGCGGCATCGACTTCGGTGGACAGTTCCGGCAGCCTTTCGCCCTGGCGTGGTTGCCTCGGACCAGTCTTGTGCAAGACCGCCCCCGAGCAGGGACGTTTAACGGCGACGAGCTTCCAGTTTTCCGCGGGGACGGGGAATGTTTGCTCGCGTGCTTTATCGAGCTTTGAGAGGTAGGCATGGTCTCCAACCGTGGTTTTGACTGCGTTCTAGCGACCGGGTCGCAAGCGCCATGCCAATTGACCCCATGCCTTGGGTTCACTTCGGTTTTTGCAGCAACTTTCGTGTTGTGCAGTAATGCCGGTCGATATTATTGCTCAAGCAGCACTGGAAATTGGGTGGGACTCCGTTCGGCAAACCCGGCCTTTGTCCGAAGCCGGACACGAATGTCGGAAATTAGCCAAACGCCAGGACCTGGGGCGGGTTTAAGAAACGTTGCCGTGGGCACCGTTCTTCAGCACAATTGCGCCACGCGAGCATGGCTCCCAGCGTCAATGCCGTGCAGCAGCGAGACGAAAGTCACTGCAGAATATCAACCTCTGCGAAGTCGTTGAGACCCAGCATGTGCGAGCCGTTCGAGCCGCAGATCAAGGCATGCTCGAGGAAGAGCTCGTGCTCTCGGCAGCAAGTGTTGCGACGTCTGACAAGGATCGTCGCGCTTCAAGGAAAAGAACCTGAATGGTGCACGGCTTGTGAAGGCCTGGCGCATGGAAATGGCTGGGCTGATCATCCTCCATGGCGGTTGGATGAAGAGCTGGCCCCTATCTCCCTCAGCTGCAACGGGGGGAGATAGGGCATGCCGGTCTATCGCGCTGGGTAACATTCCTCGGTGAGGCAATAAGGGGAGCAATTTCTCATTTCGGCCGACACGACCCAGCTCTCCTTTCATGCGCTGATTCCCCTAGGGAAATCGCGACTCCAGCCTTCCTATGCAGCGAATCGCGGTGCTGTCCGATGTCCGACAATGTCGGATGCGGATCGTAGCTGGGCTAGATCCGTCACTTTGCCTCGAATGGTTTCCCACTGGCCTAATATCTGCTTCGCCCCAAATGCGGCGACAGTTATCTCAGGAGGGAGCCAAACCTGTGCGGCATCTGTGAATGGATCGACTTCAATCGCGACCTCGGAGGTCCCGACGCGCGAAGAAGCTTGCCGATATGACGGCCACCATGGCGAACCGCGGTCCGGACGACGAGGGGACTTGGATCGGCGGGCCTGCGGCGCTGGGACACCACCGCCTGGCAATCATCGATATCCATGGCGGCCGTCAGCCCGATGATGCTCCAGGAGGATGGCCGACCTGACTTGGTGCTCGTCTACACGGGTGAGACTTACAACTACCGCGAGCTGCGTCAACAGCTGGCCGGCCTAGGCCATCGCATGAACACGAGCAGTGACACCGAGGTGGCGCTGCACCGCGCCCGCGGGTGGGGCTCTTCGGCGGGTACACTTTTTTCACGAAATCCGTGAATGTTTCTCGCGACATCATCCCGCAATCGGTGGTGCAGCGGGTGAAGAGCCCGTATCCGGCTATCCAGGATGCCGCCTACGACAAAATGCTACGTACGCGGTTCACTGCGGTGCTGGACGACCCTAGTGCGGCAGTGGCACCGCTGTTGTCCGTCGACAGGTCCCGCGCTTTGCTCGGTGCGACCAACAACCTTAAGGGGCTAGGGCGTATCCTGACCCTGCAAGATCTCCTCGCCGACTATAAGGTGCGCCTCACGATCTGAGACGATGGGACAGGATGGCCAAGGAGGTGCGCCGTCTTGCATGCCCCGCCAGCGAGGCGAACCCTCTTGGCTACGCGCGCCACCAGAGACGCTCCATATCGTCAGGCCCGCGTCTCATGCTCAGATGAGCCGGTATTTGGCTCTCTCATCAGCGAACCGAGAGAGCCCATGCCAAGACGGAAGCAAGCAAGACGAACGAGCGTCAGATACCCTGCGCCTGACCCATAAACAGGGCAGTCCGGTGGGCGAGGTGGCAGAGCAACTGAGGTTCGGCAAGACCTCGGTTTCCACCTATTTCTGCGGGCGCTGGAGGCGGGCTGTCGTGCTGGCCCTGCATGCGGCTTTGACGACGATGCGATGTTGAAACACCGTCTGTTGCGCCGAATCGGCCGTCGGCCACACGTTGGGTCGTCATCAGGTTCTCGACAGCTTCCCGGTGTCAAATCCAAACCGTGGTCGGCGATCCCCACCAAGGTGGGAAGGCAGCGCTGACACAGCCGAACGTCGATCAAGTCACGATCAACGATTGCCTCATGTCACATGCCCTGCGGGACTGAAAAACGGAGAAGAACATGTGCGATGCAAAACTGAAGACCGTGCTTTCGCTTTTTTCGCCGGTGGCCAGCAAATTAGATGCTCTCTCGTCCAACGGACCAGCGACGGATGCAAATTGCGTTAAGCTAAATACGAACGAGAACCCGTTTCCGTTGCCGAAGAGCGTAATGCAAAGTGCAATTGCTGCGATCGAACACCAGTATCTTTATCCGGAAGACGACAATCTCAGCTTAAGGGCAGCTGCCTCCGACACTTACGGATTTTCCAAAGATCAGGTGATTGCCGGCAACGGTTCGTCGGAACTGCTCGGACTCATCTACAGAGCTTTCCTCGCCCCAGGAGATAGAGTGGCGATGCTGTCGCCCGGATTTTCGTTCAACCGTAAACTTGCCATGTTGCAGGGTGCTGAGTTTCTCGAAATCGCATCGAGCGAAGCTCATCCCCTGCCGATAGAAAAACTGCTGTCCGGCCCCGCAAAAGACGCGAAGTTCATTCTGTTGGCTAATCCGAACAATCCGACCGGAACATTCGTGCCGGTGGCCGAAATCGAACGCCTTGTGGAGCAAGCAGATCGCTTGATCGTCTTGGATGAGGCCTACGTTGACTTCGCACCCGACCATGCCCTGCGCCTCGTCAATAGGCATCCGAATCTTTTGATCTTGAGGACTTTTTCAAAGAGCTATGCTGCCGCTGGCGTGCGAGTCGGCTTCGGTTTCGGTCACCCAGAAATCATTGGCAGGCTGCGCAACATCCAGAATGTCTTCAACATGAACGTGATCGGGCAGGCGGTCGGGAAAAGCATTCTTGCGCATCGCCACGCCTACGAAGAGAACCACAGGCACATCAAGCATGAACGACAGCGAGTGACC includes these proteins:
- the rpoN gene encoding RNA polymerase factor sigma-54, yielding MHLSASLLQRQKQRMVLSPQAIEAIRLLRLTHTELHQLVQQALEKNPVLKPDPFDDDSPLSGVDQRSSQSRSEIGESPIGGPSGGRGQWKSQRSSGNDRPAVEEFTAHTETLHDHVARQVALTPFTPQERLIAGQLAAHLEDTGYLQVNLFDLARRLNVRQADVERVIGILQQFDPPGIFARTLSECLEIQLRQQDRFDPAMAALVANLEMLARGDFQGLKQRCGVDEEDLLDMRNEIRALDPKPGDRFQSGTPETIVPDVWVMPKSEGGWRVELDPATLPKVLINHTYVAEISQQTKQNPEGKAFLDHCQEKGNWLISSLKQRAKTILKVATEIVRQQDAFFTHGAAHLRPLCLKNVADEIGMHESTVSRVTSNRYMLTPRGVFELKYFFAAPIASCEGGDAHSAKAVRHRIKAIIAEESLDKVHSDEDIVAQLKETGIDVARRTVTKYREAMNIPSSIRRRRDKRLSAAAIKRSD
- a CDS encoding SDR family oxidoreductase, with amino-acid sequence MKLAARTVIITGAAGGIGRALVDILAADGDTVVAVDLPGSGVVELARDLGSPHVGLECDVSREKDMLSLFGQVEARFAQIDVLINNAAVGPTMDRIIDTAVDTFRRGVTVNLIGPFVMAREAARRMKPGGAIVNVASMAGVVGNPRRNAYAASKAGVISLTKSLACEWAMRGIRVTAVAPGSVRTPMVTELARAGKMDLAAIRRRVPMGRLARPDEIARVVRFLSSTQARYITGSVLAVDGGWMSFNQPGDAHPPVDGALQAELSCPAECTDARIVLVTGGAKSIGAAVARRFAANGDTVVIADKDGTAAAELATSLPGKHLAKSLDVAVESDVVSMFEELRGRFGYIDVLVNSADTADRIVPAIEQLSKQLEHVLDVNLTGAFTCAREAIKAMRPGGVILNLGSIDSFLPFAPRHAYGASKAGMDMLTRCMAAELGPVGIRTATVAPGHIRTPALAQLAKAGRIDLAAIGRRIPMGRMGRPEDVADASFFLASSDASYINGSILYVDGGWTSFGDAGNASELYDECFAEAAG
- a CDS encoding LLM class flavin-dependent oxidoreductase; amino-acid sequence: MEFATFILAAQRGYHQSSESVIRNSIEQAVASEQAGFNTAWFAEHHFNNYSLIPSPLMMVAHCAGLTSTIRLGTAVCVLPLYQPQRLLSEIGFADIVANGRLELGVGLGYQQFEFERFGVDINEAPAVFSEYLDIILKGLNQNVFEHDGQYEKIPPTAISVRTVQQPTPPIWIAGGAARMARAYRDGHNFFVTAFHDGLETLTTLRESVERAAASEEKNVTDVKISLLRCCYASHDELEINSYLDNARFQRRLSEALHQRRQQSHDGYLLQETPTQQDLSFETMRKNLPIGSVNRVIDRLLEEIDILKPDQIAVQTQLGDFDQKTMLRQIELWGDKIIPAVNKALCHAGS
- the hisC gene encoding histidinol-phosphate transaminase, which translates into the protein MCDAKLKTVLSLFSPVASKLDALSSNGPATDANCVKLNTNENPFPLPKSVMQSAIAAIEHQYLYPEDDNLSLRAAASDTYGFSKDQVIAGNGSSELLGLIYRAFLAPGDRVAMLSPGFSFNRKLAMLQGAEFLEIASSEAHPLPIEKLLSGPAKDAKFILLANPNNPTGTFVPVAEIERLVEQADRLIVLDEAYVDFAPDHALRLVNRHPNLLILRTFSKSYAAAGVRVGFGFGHPEIIGRLRNIQNVFNMNVIGQAVGKSILAHRHAYEENHRHIKHERQRVTLALLQLGFSVTPSHANFLLARVPAGQEGSCWQAALKEQKILIASFPDIDLKNCIRVSIGTTEQMDKFLAAAKNVCMNVKRNRGMHKHEVNSHCFGNVSSNKCRCVVSYDVSNSG
- a CDS encoding nuclear transport factor 2 family protein; translation: MQFATDPVDHAKITELRDREAIRNCLYRYCRGIDRADEAALRSAYWPEAYDRHGPYCGPAEDFIQFALGLPGHRNIHQITNSLIDFISSAEAAVESYFTALQRGPDTDQEIRQTLLCGRYCDLFQKRQDEWRIAERTVVYDWVEEQIPPAILEADRFGRRQPIGAPHPDDPIYQLLKGHIPTDQDGVEGPQLGAA
- a CDS encoding asparagine synthase-related protein produces the protein MNVSRDIIPQSVVQRVKSPYPAIQDAAYDKMLRTRFTAVLDDPSAAVAPLLSVDRSRALLGATNNLKGLGRILTLQDLLADYKVRLTI
- a CDS encoding cytochrome P450 — its product is MVRDFNLFTSPGMLPTANGDPHAAVACIHAGPPIFYSTSNTRDGRGTWVITRASDQRRVLQDTETFSSHRSIFASVLGESWPMIPLELDPPFHGVFRSLLNPLLSPKRVMALEPAVRERAIKLIDRIAASGTSCDIMKDFAVPFAVNIFLRFIGLSDDGLETFVGWARDLLHGDKEQRPPAARTIVAFIDELATERRKEPVDDFMTFIVKAKVEGRLLSDEEVRGIGVLVFVAGLDTVSAAICFDLAHLARNPKDQELLRSEPDRTAVAAEELLRAYSTIQMIRVATKDVDFKGAPIRKGDYVSCATMIANRDPAEFECPNEIDLAREDNRHAAFGYGPHRCLGSHLARREIVIGLEEWLARIPAFRIKTGTEPITFGGHVFGIENLILDWS
- a CDS encoding nitrogen fixation protein NifQ, with translation MPEAEAGRYDDGCLSSAQWRGSELGRSFDQHVLPCVHSRSLEEVQAGEVLATEGTGLSSVELRDVLAATFPSTSSSVFALEELSEPEPELEEELLRRLLLAHAAPADPASGRLAKIIARRAMRTDHLWRDLGLSNRAELSRLLARHFPALAAGNTENMKWKKYFYRKLCEAEGFSSCTAPSCRECQDFESCFGPEEVESRLSPTRNAG